In a single window of the Bradyrhizobium erythrophlei genome:
- a CDS encoding ABC transporter substrate-binding protein: MDRRDLIAGTAALLVSPRRSWAQGPPRRVGYLDTAPLYLPNYKVWQDSMRNHGWIEGKNLIVDYRSAEGHAERVVPLANELVALKPDVLVGPSSQEALALKSATASIPIVFFAVGHPVRHGLVQSLPRPGGNVTGLSTIVPGNFVSKWIQILRETVPAASKIAVVVNPHNADHRLDVTEELPEIARKLGVTFQVLEATTVEELDIAFASAAAQHADAILPIGDALTVNHVTRVTALAAEHRLPAVYGFRLFTTNGGLVSYGADITDLLRRAGDYVDKILKGTKPADLPVEQPTKFDLVINLKAAKALGLEIPASLLARADEVIE, from the coding sequence ATGGACCGGCGGGATTTGATAGCGGGTACTGCGGCACTGCTTGTTTCGCCACGGCGTTCGTGGGCACAGGGGCCGCCTCGCCGGGTTGGCTATCTTGATACCGCGCCCCTGTACTTGCCAAACTACAAGGTGTGGCAGGACAGTATGCGCAATCATGGCTGGATCGAAGGGAAGAACCTGATCGTTGATTACCGGTCAGCCGAGGGGCACGCCGAGCGCGTAGTGCCTTTAGCGAACGAGCTTGTCGCGCTCAAGCCCGACGTGCTCGTTGGCCCGAGCTCGCAGGAAGCCCTAGCCCTGAAATCGGCAACTGCCAGCATTCCGATTGTTTTCTTTGCTGTGGGCCACCCCGTGCGGCATGGCCTCGTCCAAAGCCTGCCGCGTCCCGGCGGCAACGTAACGGGTCTGTCAACCATCGTACCGGGAAATTTCGTCAGCAAATGGATACAAATCCTGCGGGAGACGGTTCCTGCCGCCTCAAAAATTGCGGTCGTGGTCAACCCGCACAATGCAGATCACAGGTTGGACGTAACCGAGGAGTTGCCCGAAATTGCCCGGAAGCTGGGCGTGACTTTCCAAGTACTGGAGGCGACCACGGTGGAGGAACTCGACATTGCCTTTGCCTCGGCCGCAGCCCAGCACGCCGATGCAATTCTTCCTATTGGCGATGCATTGACCGTTAATCACGTCACACGAGTTACCGCGCTGGCGGCGGAGCATCGTCTGCCCGCGGTCTACGGCTTCCGACTGTTCACCACCAATGGCGGTTTGGTTTCATACGGTGCCGATATAACCGATCTGCTCCGCCGTGCAGGCGACTACGTCGATAAAATTCTCAAAGGCACCAAGCCTGCCGATCTGCCAGTCGAGCAGCCGACCAAGTTCGATCTGGTGATCAACCTCAAGGCCGCAAAGGCGCTTGGCCTCGAAATACCTGCCTCATTGCTCGCCCGCGCCGACGAGGTGATCGAATAA
- a CDS encoding matrixin family metalloprotease, whose product MGRRRGAPLTFREVADTQPHDINVRFVVRDHGDGSPFDGPQGPVLAHAFYPPPGAFAGDVHFDNEEPWALNIAVNQIDIQSIATHEIGHALGLAHSAVQGSVMFATYDEDVGSRALTTDDITAISRLYSPVTRGSVLTGFSNVVHWSQDGLMLGSGRPLYKGSSPVAAMLPYANGVLTAFSNTGGYGHAIHFSPDGEGLGIGEMRYNGTSPVRAMVAYDGGVLTAFSQAGGAGHRVWFSRDGRNLGGGELRYEGTSPVQAMCAYDGGMLTAFSQAGGAGHRVWFSRDGRNLGGGELRYEGTSPVHVMCGYGGGILTAFSQAGGFGQRVWFSRDGRNLGGGELAYDGTSPVLAMCTFGGGILTAFSQAGGFGQRVWFSRDGRNLGGGELRYDGSNPVLALTIF is encoded by the coding sequence TTGGGCCGCCGCCGTGGTGCCCCCCTTACTTTCCGCGAAGTTGCTGATACCCAACCTCACGACATAAATGTTAGGTTTGTAGTTCGCGACCACGGTGATGGATCACCATTTGATGGACCACAGGGCCCTGTGCTCGCTCATGCGTTTTACCCGCCACCTGGAGCATTTGCGGGTGATGTACATTTCGATAATGAAGAACCTTGGGCGCTGAATATCGCAGTTAACCAGATTGATATTCAGAGCATCGCAACGCACGAAATCGGGCACGCCTTAGGCTTGGCTCATTCCGCGGTCCAGGGTTCAGTAATGTTTGCAACATACGACGAGGACGTGGGTTCGCGTGCGTTGACTACCGATGACATTACAGCGATTAGCCGGCTTTATTCACCAGTAACGCGAGGTAGCGTACTTACAGGATTCTCCAATGTAGTGCACTGGAGTCAAGATGGATTGATGCTCGGGTCCGGTCGGCCTCTGTACAAGGGTAGTTCTCCCGTAGCAGCAATGCTACCATACGCCAACGGAGTTTTGACAGCGTTTTCGAATACCGGTGGTTATGGTCACGCCATTCACTTCAGCCCAGATGGAGAAGGTCTCGGAATTGGAGAGATGCGCTACAATGGCACCTCTCCTGTGCGAGCAATGGTTGCTTACGATGGCGGAGTGCTAACGGCGTTTTCGCAAGCTGGCGGTGCTGGACACCGGGTCTGGTTTAGTCGAGACGGAAGAAATCTTGGTGGCGGGGAACTTCGCTACGAAGGAACATCTCCGGTTCAAGCCATGTGCGCTTATGATGGCGGAATGCTAACGGCGTTTTCGCAAGCTGGTGGTGCTGGGCACCGGGTCTGGTTCAGTCGAGACGGAAGAAATCTTGGTGGCGGGGAACTTCGCTACGAAGGAACATCTCCGGTTCATGTGATGTGCGGTTATGGCGGCGGAATACTGACAGCGTTTTCGCAAGCTGGCGGTTTTGGACAGCGAGTCTGGTTCAGTCGAGACGGAAGAAATCTTGGTGGTGGGGAACTGGCCTATGATGGTACATCACCAGTTCTTGCAATGTGCACTTTTGGTGGCGGAATACTGACAGCGTTTTCGCAAGCTGGCGGTTTTGGACAGCGAGTCTGGTTCAGTCGAGACGGAAGAAATCTTGGTGGCGGAGAACTTCGCTATGATGGGAGTAATCCAGTCTTGGCACTCACAATATTTTAA
- a CDS encoding peptidoglycan-binding domain-containing protein, which translates to MARELIPVGLRKGDKSADVELLNRYLSRFGYASPTSPDGVDLHSSTAVVTNDFSDETERALRKFQKRHRLAETGETDAGTAALLNMPRCGVPDPDFHSRYVLAGPRWERTNLTFAISQFPGGAITDAQARAALVAAFGAWAAAVVPPLLSAKLLIPNLTT; encoded by the coding sequence ATGGCACGAGAGCTAATCCCGGTAGGTTTACGCAAGGGCGATAAAAGCGCAGACGTTGAGCTATTGAACCGATACCTCTCCAGGTTTGGATACGCTTCACCGACAAGTCCTGACGGAGTCGATCTGCATTCAAGCACTGCAGTGGTAACTAACGACTTCTCTGACGAGACGGAGCGCGCTCTCCGCAAATTTCAGAAGCGCCACCGTCTCGCGGAAACAGGCGAAACCGATGCTGGGACCGCCGCGCTCTTAAATATGCCGCGATGTGGAGTGCCCGATCCCGACTTCCATTCTAGGTACGTACTGGCCGGGCCTAGATGGGAAAGAACCAACCTAACATTCGCTATTAGCCAGTTCCCTGGTGGAGCGATCACCGACGCGCAAGCGCGAGCTGCGCTTGTGGCAGCGTTCGGGGCTTGGGCCGCCGCCGTGGTGCCCCCCTTACTTTCCGCGAAGTTGCTGATACCCAACCTCACGACATAA
- a CDS encoding DNA ligase, with translation MTKHIEFCIPTVKKAVPAGPDWIHEVKYDGYRLRLERDGSKVRLLSKGGNDLTKRYPWIVETALKIRKSQFIIDGEAVVLGVDGISDFNALHSRKHDHEVQLYSFDLLAYNGDDLRGLPLHLRKTNLEQLLRGRPDGIFVAPFEQGEIGPELFEAACRMGLEGLVSKRRERLYRPRTCDWVKVKNRSHPAYSRVLDQF, from the coding sequence ATGACCAAGCACATTGAGTTTTGCATCCCCACGGTCAAGAAGGCTGTTCCGGCCGGCCCAGACTGGATCCACGAGGTGAAATACGACGGCTACCGGTTGCGCCTGGAGCGCGACGGCAGCAAGGTCCGGCTGCTCTCGAAGGGCGGTAACGATCTCACCAAGCGCTATCCCTGGATCGTCGAGACGGCGCTGAAGATCCGCAAGAGCCAGTTCATCATCGACGGCGAAGCCGTCGTGCTCGGCGTCGACGGGATCTCGGACTTCAACGCACTCCACAGCCGCAAGCACGACCACGAGGTCCAGTTATACTCATTCGACCTGCTGGCGTATAACGGCGACGACCTGCGGGGTCTGCCGCTGCACCTGCGCAAGACGAACCTGGAGCAGCTCCTGCGCGGCCGGCCTGATGGCATCTTCGTTGCACCCTTCGAGCAGGGCGAGATCGGGCCTGAGCTGTTCGAGGCGGCCTGCCGTATGGGTCTCGAGGGTTTGGTCTCCAAGCGCCGCGAGCGGCTATACCGGCCCCGCACATGCGACTGGGTGAAGGTCAAGAACCGCTCGCACCCTGCCTATAGTCGCGTCCTGGATCAGTTCTGA
- a CDS encoding endo-1,4-beta-xylanase translates to MDSLNATALANGMMFGAAAATQVLTDPQYAALYQQHCGIITTDIALKWSTVRPTADFVPNWGPADQLIAWAETNGIMVKGHNLAWNEYNPAWLWSSNSTGPDYGVLNVAVQDAQRYFDQHVTETVGRYAGRIPVWDVVNEPIEPAHGRADLMRSKTWMKVFGPDYVERAFRRAHAADSDAKLFMNEQVLDRMGCEKNRIAFLALVDRLLGRGVPIHGIGFESHLTLWAGVTHEGVMWLLEELRKRGLEVHISELDIAPLGGSNTALPVATTDTTLIDTRVAETTRSYLKDVLSFPNVKAVITWELADKYSWLIAQGQKRPLPFDDNYQPKSMAAEIERAFQNRRAG, encoded by the coding sequence GTGGACAGCCTTAATGCTACCGCGCTGGCCAACGGAATGATGTTTGGCGCTGCGGCGGCAACGCAGGTCCTCACCGACCCTCAATACGCAGCTCTCTATCAGCAACACTGCGGCATCATTACCACCGACATCGCGCTCAAGTGGAGCACGGTGCGTCCGACCGCCGACTTCGTCCCGAACTGGGGGCCGGCTGATCAGCTGATCGCGTGGGCTGAGACCAACGGCATCATGGTCAAGGGCCATAACCTGGCCTGGAACGAGTACAATCCGGCCTGGCTATGGTCGTCGAACAGCACAGGCCCCGATTACGGCGTCTTGAATGTCGCAGTCCAGGACGCTCAGCGCTACTTCGATCAGCACGTCACCGAAACGGTCGGTCGATATGCCGGACGAATCCCCGTTTGGGACGTCGTCAATGAACCGATTGAGCCGGCTCACGGACGCGCCGACCTTATGCGTTCCAAGACGTGGATGAAGGTCTTTGGACCCGACTACGTCGAACGTGCATTCCGTCGAGCGCACGCTGCTGACAGCGATGCCAAGCTGTTCATGAATGAACAGGTACTTGATCGTATGGGTTGCGAGAAGAACCGGATCGCGTTCCTCGCCCTGGTCGATCGTCTGCTCGGTCGAGGCGTCCCCATCCACGGTATTGGCTTCGAAAGCCACCTCACGCTCTGGGCCGGTGTCACCCACGAAGGTGTCATGTGGCTCCTCGAAGAGTTGCGGAAGCGTGGCCTCGAAGTCCATATCTCCGAACTCGATATCGCCCCGCTTGGGGGCAGCAACACGGCATTACCAGTCGCCACGACAGACACTACGCTGATCGATACTCGTGTCGCCGAAACAACCCGCTCCTACCTCAAAGACGTTCTGTCGTTCCCTAACGTCAAAGCCGTCATTACCTGGGAACTCGCGGACAAATACTCCTGGCTCATCGCACAAGGTCAGAAGCGGCCCTTGCCCTTCGACGACAACTACCAGCCGAAGTCGATGGCCGCTGAGATCGAGCGGGCTTTCCAGAACCGGAGAGCCGGTTAA
- a CDS encoding thioredoxin family protein has translation MKTITDSTPVSEIMQASRPIVVKFEAKWCAPCKAMTPLLLDIEQQLGDKVGFYSANVDHCMLIAQRYKVNQIPALLVIDKGAVTAMRTGAASKAELLQWIKQAIPEFGDQA, from the coding sequence ATGAAAACCATCACCGACAGCACACCTGTCTCTGAGATCATGCAGGCATCACGTCCAATCGTGGTGAAGTTCGAGGCCAAGTGGTGCGCGCCATGCAAGGCGATGACGCCGCTGCTCCTCGACATCGAGCAGCAGCTCGGCGACAAGGTCGGATTCTATTCGGCCAACGTCGACCACTGCATGCTGATCGCCCAGCGCTACAAGGTTAATCAGATCCCGGCCCTGTTGGTGATCGACAAAGGCGCTGTGACCGCGATGCGGACCGGCGCCGCGTCCAAGGCCGAGTTACTGCAATGGATCAAACAGGCGATCCCCGAGTTTGGGGATCAGGCGTAA
- a CDS encoding SGNH/GDSL hydrolase family protein — protein MAVIKYRKGQWSIIGKSKYIPLGPGGPGLSAATASVDGKTYTGAGVKPLSTVTVYVGGVQAGTAVADANGDWSYTFANAPAKNSVIGWDGIISAPTTIAPTPHPTLGGLNLSGATFTQGAAAGTVIGTFAGKTAGSTLSISPNDGTVAISGDQTKLVVGATASTPGTRSYTVTETDADATNGPKTTTFAITCNIALLNLNTRFVAEGDSITAGSNGPSWLWAFDAASAGRFFMPQGYNQATGGQTAAQMATQVAQITALSPKVVSLLAGTNDLGGTSDTPATIYGNLKTCWKAYIDGGAQHVIIATVMPRNDSVWTALTAARQTDRVTLNNLISGYATDPDLANYKDKLHLVNLESYNPATDSIEGLHPQWLGAIKVGKLFAAVANSLIDQTHTLNGDLYLDATNVLSSKNPALTGTTGTMSGTAQPTGAVATGWSVSENGGMTVVCSKSTLNGAEAQRIVVSGTNSTVQRLVNFSAAVNVTGNIGDSFEACIDFSLAAGHQKIRDIVINHATASTPNSGNQSFNFDGAGAISGTLRSAVTAPLSAAITTITLQALLNFDVGTVGADITWGKPYLRKVPATI, from the coding sequence ATGGCTGTCATCAAATACCGGAAGGGTCAGTGGTCGATCATTGGCAAGTCCAAGTATATCCCGCTCGGCCCCGGCGGCCCTGGTCTCTCGGCTGCCACCGCATCCGTTGACGGCAAGACCTATACCGGCGCAGGCGTGAAGCCTCTGTCGACCGTCACCGTCTACGTTGGTGGCGTGCAGGCCGGCACCGCGGTCGCCGACGCCAATGGCGACTGGAGCTACACCTTCGCCAACGCACCTGCTAAGAACAGCGTGATCGGATGGGATGGCATCATCTCGGCGCCGACCACCATCGCGCCGACTCCGCATCCGACGCTGGGCGGCCTTAACCTTTCCGGTGCGACCTTCACGCAAGGCGCAGCCGCCGGCACCGTGATCGGCACTTTCGCTGGCAAGACCGCAGGATCCACGCTTTCAATCTCTCCGAACGATGGCACGGTTGCCATCAGCGGTGACCAGACCAAGCTCGTCGTCGGCGCCACCGCCTCGACGCCCGGCACGCGCTCCTACACCGTCACCGAGACGGACGCCGATGCCACCAATGGTCCTAAGACCACCACGTTTGCGATCACCTGCAACATCGCTCTGCTCAACCTGAATACCCGCTTCGTCGCGGAAGGCGACAGCATCACCGCTGGCTCGAACGGTCCGAGCTGGCTCTGGGCCTTCGACGCTGCATCCGCCGGCCGGTTCTTCATGCCGCAGGGCTACAACCAGGCGACTGGCGGCCAGACGGCTGCCCAGATGGCCACCCAGGTGGCGCAGATCACCGCGCTCAGCCCGAAAGTGGTCTCGCTGCTCGCCGGCACCAACGACCTCGGCGGAACGAGCGACACGCCTGCCACGATCTACGGCAATCTGAAGACCTGCTGGAAGGCCTACATCGACGGCGGCGCGCAGCACGTCATCATCGCGACGGTTATGCCGCGCAACGATAGCGTCTGGACGGCGCTGACTGCCGCCCGTCAGACTGATCGCGTCACATTGAACAACCTGATCAGCGGATATGCCACCGATCCGGATCTTGCCAACTACAAGGACAAGCTCCACCTCGTGAACCTTGAGAGCTACAACCCGGCGACGGACTCGATCGAAGGTCTGCATCCTCAGTGGCTCGGCGCTATCAAGGTCGGCAAGCTCTTCGCGGCGGTCGCCAACTCGCTGATCGACCAGACGCACACGCTGAACGGCGATCTTTATCTCGATGCAACGAATGTTCTGTCGTCGAAGAACCCGGCTCTGACCGGCACCACGGGGACCATGAGCGGCACGGCGCAACCGACAGGCGCAGTCGCTACCGGCTGGAGCGTATCGGAAAACGGCGGCATGACCGTCGTCTGTTCGAAGTCGACACTCAACGGCGCAGAAGCTCAGCGTATCGTGGTTTCCGGCACCAACTCGACGGTCCAGCGGCTGGTAAACTTCAGCGCTGCGGTCAACGTCACCGGCAACATCGGAGACAGCTTCGAGGCCTGCATCGACTTCAGCCTGGCTGCTGGACACCAGAAGATCAGGGATATCGTCATCAACCACGCAACTGCTTCCACGCCGAACAGCGGAAACCAGTCGTTCAACTTCGACGGAGCGGGTGCGATATCTGGCACGCTGCGATCCGCCGTGACGGCTCCGCTCTCCGCGGCCATCACCACCATCACCCTGCAGGCGCTACTGAACTTCGATGTCGGGACAGTCGGTGCAGACATCACCTGGGGCAAGCCGTACCTGCGGAAAGTGCCGGCCACCATCTAA
- the terL gene encoding phage terminase large subunit codes for MSLITDVSPEEAAAEILRRRRGRERLIDFTTYTLPKYYADPFHYQVAGALERVEQGLCKRLMIFAPPRHGKSELSTRRFPAYFMARNPEKNVISASYNADFATGFGRNVRDIIKGRQFNTLFPEIAIRSDQRAADDWQLEAGGQYYAVGVGSGTTGKGAHLFLIDDPIKDRKEVKSQGFRDDQWDWYRDVVYTRLEEDAAIVLTLTRWHYDDIAGRLIELMNDGKGLPWEILYLPALPYVKKFKNAEGLEELILNEDGTVPGDPLGRTPKEPLAPNRFSYDALMDRLDVLGERSFSALYQQQPMSDDGGMFRVDWFQPPTEISPRRVRVRAWDLAASADGDYTVGVLMSKDANGIFYIENIIRFRGTPLQVEKKIFETAKNDGRSVTIVLPQDPGQAGKSQVDSYIRRLAGYIVKAKRPTGSKEVRAAAFAAQCEAGNVKMVHGSWNNCFTDELETFPLGTYDDQVDAASDAFNELLGPKKARVLDW; via the coding sequence GTGTCGTTGATCACCGATGTCTCCCCCGAGGAGGCAGCGGCCGAGATCCTGCGTCGTAGGAGAGGCCGCGAGCGCCTCATCGACTTCACCACTTACACTCTGCCGAAATACTACGCTGACCCGTTTCACTATCAGGTCGCGGGCGCCCTGGAGCGCGTTGAGCAAGGCCTTTGCAAGCGCCTGATGATCTTCGCGCCTCCGCGGCACGGCAAGTCTGAGCTGTCGACCCGACGCTTCCCGGCCTACTTCATGGCCAGGAACCCCGAGAAGAACGTCATCTCGGCTTCCTACAACGCTGACTTCGCCACCGGCTTCGGCCGGAACGTCCGCGACATCATCAAGGGCAGGCAATTCAATACGCTGTTTCCAGAAATCGCCATCCGCAGCGACCAGCGCGCTGCCGACGACTGGCAGCTCGAAGCGGGCGGTCAGTATTACGCGGTCGGTGTCGGCTCAGGCACCACCGGTAAGGGCGCCCACCTCTTTCTGATCGACGATCCGATCAAGGACCGCAAGGAAGTCAAGTCGCAAGGTTTCCGCGACGACCAGTGGGACTGGTACCGCGACGTCGTTTACACCCGTCTCGAAGAGGACGCCGCAATCGTCCTCACGCTGACGCGGTGGCATTACGACGACATCGCCGGCCGGCTCATCGAGCTGATGAACGACGGCAAGGGCTTGCCCTGGGAGATCCTGTATCTGCCGGCGCTGCCTTACGTGAAGAAGTTCAAGAACGCTGAAGGCCTCGAAGAACTGATCCTCAACGAGGATGGTACGGTGCCCGGCGATCCGCTGGGCCGCACTCCGAAGGAGCCACTGGCTCCGAACCGCTTCTCCTACGACGCTCTGATGGATCGTCTCGACGTTCTCGGCGAGCGATCGTTCTCCGCGCTCTATCAGCAGCAGCCGATGTCGGACGACGGCGGCATGTTCCGCGTCGACTGGTTTCAACCGCCGACCGAGATATCGCCGAGGCGTGTGCGTGTCCGCGCATGGGATTTGGCGGCGTCTGCTGACGGCGACTACACCGTTGGCGTCCTGATGTCGAAGGATGCGAACGGCATCTTCTACATCGAGAACATCATCCGATTCCGCGGCACCCCGCTGCAGGTCGAGAAGAAGATCTTCGAGACAGCAAAGAACGATGGCCGCTCGGTCACGATCGTTCTCCCGCAAGACCCCGGCCAGGCTGGCAAGAGCCAGGTCGACAGCTATATCCGCCGGCTCGCCGGCTACATCGTCAAGGCAAAACGCCCGACAGGATCAAAAGAGGTCCGCGCTGCCGCATTCGCTGCGCAGTGCGAGGCCGGCAACGTGAAGATGGTGCATGGCAGTTGGAATAACTGCTTCACCGACGAATTGGAAACCTTCCCCCTTGGCACCTACGACGACCAGGTGGACGCGGCATCCGATGCGTTCAATGAGCTTCTCGGTCCGAAGAAGGCGCGAGTCCTTGACTGGTAA
- a CDS encoding DUF4055 domain-containing protein, which yields MPYTAQNNEAGFPVFSSQAPQSGNPGFLSSAATTMQSRVTLMRDCYGGTETMRAAGATYLPQYEKESTTRYNARLASTFALNKLREAVDAASAKPFRTLLKIQNGDPDLDQWVQDVDLQGNHLHVFAHQLFNNAMLDGMCHILVDHPDTFNFKSYAVQKAANVRPFMKLFRTDSVIAAYDEYVGGDIKTLHVRIQTQRSNRDNFREFLYDQLRIIEVEPGSDQGIVQLWERRGSAASTEGGGGWIFVGETPLQMDEVPFKTLYAGDKEGDYLVKPIFQDLAYKQIEHWISSSDQRSILSAARFPMLACSGVQIDPDDEAQFAIGPYKVLYAPEANGRWYYVEPKGTAIDSGQKDLDKLEMQMDMLALNPVTGTHRQYVPQNERDIQETRVHSVVHDMSIRAQDTIEAAINLMGKWINRDYSQVQCILNTEFANTSDRIAEVGQLVTMYEKRGISRETLLREVYKRNLLGDDFNMQNELAALAAIDAALGGSTPTTGQPTDPQDPSAVAGGGGNNGSGAAQPTGGKPPTGMKAGGAKPDPSWPAGQNRPKPQF from the coding sequence ATGCCTTATACCGCACAGAATAACGAGGCGGGCTTTCCGGTATTCTCGTCGCAAGCTCCGCAAAGCGGCAACCCGGGCTTCCTGTCCTCGGCCGCGACGACGATGCAGAGCCGCGTCACGCTCATGCGGGACTGCTATGGCGGCACCGAAACGATGCGGGCGGCCGGCGCCACCTATCTTCCACAGTACGAGAAGGAGTCGACGACCCGCTACAACGCTCGTCTGGCATCCACCTTCGCGCTGAACAAGCTGCGTGAGGCGGTGGACGCGGCATCGGCCAAGCCGTTCCGCACGCTGCTCAAGATCCAGAACGGCGACCCCGATCTCGATCAGTGGGTGCAGGACGTCGATCTGCAGGGAAACCACCTGCACGTTTTCGCCCACCAGCTGTTCAACAACGCCATGCTCGACGGCATGTGCCACATCCTGGTCGACCACCCGGACACCTTCAACTTCAAGAGCTACGCGGTCCAGAAGGCTGCGAACGTTCGCCCGTTCATGAAGCTGTTCCGCACGGACAGCGTGATCGCTGCCTATGACGAGTATGTCGGCGGCGATATCAAGACGCTGCACGTCCGCATCCAGACCCAGCGCTCCAACCGCGATAACTTTCGCGAGTTCCTCTACGACCAGCTCCGCATCATCGAAGTTGAGCCGGGCTCGGATCAGGGCATCGTTCAGCTCTGGGAGCGCCGCGGCTCGGCAGCGTCGACCGAAGGTGGCGGCGGCTGGATCTTCGTTGGTGAGACCCCGCTGCAGATGGACGAGGTTCCGTTCAAAACGCTCTATGCCGGCGACAAGGAAGGCGACTACCTGGTCAAGCCGATCTTCCAGGACCTGGCTTACAAGCAGATCGAGCACTGGATCTCCTCATCCGATCAGCGTTCGATCCTGTCGGCGGCGCGCTTTCCGATGCTGGCCTGCTCCGGCGTCCAGATCGACCCGGACGACGAGGCCCAGTTCGCCATCGGCCCGTACAAGGTGCTCTACGCTCCCGAGGCCAACGGTCGCTGGTATTACGTCGAGCCCAAGGGCACGGCGATCGACTCCGGCCAGAAGGACCTGGACAAGCTCGAAATGCAGATGGACATGCTGGCGCTGAACCCGGTCACGGGTACGCACCGTCAGTACGTTCCACAGAACGAGCGCGACATCCAGGAGACCCGAGTCCACTCGGTCGTCCATGACATGTCGATCCGCGCCCAGGATACGATCGAAGCCGCGATCAACCTGATGGGCAAGTGGATCAACCGCGACTACAGCCAGGTGCAGTGCATACTCAACACCGAGTTTGCCAACACCTCGGACCGGATCGCCGAGGTCGGCCAGCTCGTCACGATGTACGAGAAGCGCGGCATCTCGCGTGAGACCCTGTTGCGCGAAGTCTACAAGCGGAACCTGCTTGGCGACGACTTCAACATGCAGAACGAACTGGCAGCTCTGGCCGCGATCGACGCGGCACTGGGCGGCTCCACGCCGACGACCGGCCAGCCCACCGACCCGCAGGATCCGTCCGCAGTTGCCGGCGGTGGTGGCAACAACGGCAGCGGCGCTGCGCAGCCGACTGGCGGGAAACCTCCGACTGGCATGAAGGCGGGTGGTGCAAAGCCCGATCCGTCGTGGCCGGCCGGGCAAAATCGCCCCAAGCCTCAGTTCTAG
- a CDS encoding efflux RND transporter periplasmic adaptor subunit, giving the protein MVERDVSGLSSHPAQDEQRYPRACRTPAPPLTTDSPALIHRAPGRPRNDRRWQLRFPGPRGYRRPQGGMPDGPFITRGGMPRISGMDMLKAVVTDINTVDEAHRGLYVEKNGKFFLNVVASEGFELDNVQGLKTALGAERNNVAVLREQLKPYEGLDVSAARTALERIAAFGEITPDAAKTALETAQRLSALDPAKEADKIAETKLETIKSQLAAQFGLERTELTTKITGYETTINGLTGQLQTLMRDNAIKSEVVKANPLDDARDAIELLAGQFVRTKVVDGRYVAEVIDGNGNPRMKDYLNNTPFTVTDLIAEIRESKPGLFKADDKRGIGINPNSGGHPPANHGVKNPWAKESWNLTQQMVLTKTKPELAKQFQAQAGVEE; this is encoded by the coding sequence ATGGTCGAGCGCGATGTCAGCGGTCTCAGCTCGCATCCCGCACAAGACGAGCAGAGATACCCAAGAGCGTGTCGCACGCCCGCGCCGCCGCTGACCACTGATTCGCCAGCACTGATCCATCGAGCGCCGGGACGGCCTCGAAACGATCGCCGCTGGCAACTCCGATTCCCCGGTCCTCGGGGATATCGCCGGCCCCAAGGCGGGATGCCTGACGGGCCTTTTATCACGAGGGGCGGGATGCCCCGCATTTCCGGGATGGATATGCTCAAAGCAGTCGTTACCGACATCAACACCGTCGATGAAGCCCACCGTGGCCTGTACGTCGAGAAGAACGGGAAGTTCTTTCTGAACGTCGTGGCATCCGAGGGGTTCGAACTCGACAATGTCCAGGGCCTCAAGACCGCGCTCGGCGCTGAACGCAACAACGTTGCCGTTCTCCGGGAGCAGCTCAAGCCCTACGAAGGCCTCGACGTCTCCGCGGCTCGCACCGCGCTCGAACGTATCGCCGCCTTCGGTGAGATCACTCCGGATGCCGCCAAGACGGCGCTGGAGACCGCACAACGACTGTCAGCTCTCGATCCCGCGAAAGAGGCCGATAAGATCGCTGAGACGAAGCTCGAAACCATCAAGAGCCAGCTCGCCGCCCAGTTTGGTCTGGAGCGTACCGAGCTGACCACGAAGATCACGGGCTACGAGACCACGATCAACGGCCTGACGGGGCAGCTGCAGACCCTGATGCGCGACAACGCCATCAAGTCTGAAGTTGTAAAAGCCAATCCGCTAGACGATGCGCGGGATGCCATCGAACTTCTGGCTGGGCAATTCGTCCGCACCAAGGTCGTGGACGGCCGGTATGTCGCCGAGGTTATCGACGGCAACGGCAATCCGCGGATGAAGGACTACCTCAACAACACCCCCTTCACCGTCACCGACCTGATCGCCGAGATCCGCGAAAGCAAGCCGGGGCTGTTCAAGGCCGACGACAAGCGCGGTATCGGCATCAACCCGAACTCGGGCGGCCACCCGCCCGCGAACCACGGCGTCAAGAATCCCTGGGCCAAAGAGTCCTGGAACCTGACGCAGCAGATGGTTCTGACCAAGACCAAACCAGAACTGGCAAAGCAGTTCCAAGCGCAAGCCGGCGTCGAGGAGTAA